In uncultured Bacteroides sp., the DNA window CTTTCATCCCGACTTCACTGGTAGCCAGAACGGTTTTAAGTGTTTCTAATTTCTCCGTATTTGTTCCGCTAAGCAAAATGATGGGTTGCAGCTTTGCTATGGCTTCATCACTGATTCCTTTTTCGGACAGTTCCTTGTTTACGTTCTCTAGTCCAATTTTATCAAACTTATCGATAGCTACCGTTATATCCACAATCTTATCCGCTTCGCCAATGATTTCGGCTATTCCGGTAAGAATCTTACGATTATTTATCTTAATGCACACCCTGATGCCAAAGTGAGTAAACACCTCGTCCACTATCTGCATCAATTCCACCTCGTTGAGTAACGAATCACTTCCTACTACATCGGCATCGCACTGATAGAACTCGCGATAGCGTCCTTTCTGCGGGCGGTCTGCACGCCACACCGGCTGAATCTGATAACGCTTAAACGGAAAGGTTATTTCATCCCGATGCATTACCACGTAGCGGGCAAAGGGGACGGTGAGGTCGTATCGCAACCCCTTCTCACAAAACTTACTGGCCAATTTGGCAGCATCACGGCTCAGCAGTTCTTCGTCGGTAAGTCCCGAAAAATAATCGCCGGAATTTTGAATCTTAAAGAGAAGCTTATCTCCTTCGTCTCCATACTTGCCCATCAAGGTAGAAAGCATCTCCATCGAAGGAGTTTCTATCTGCTGAAAGCCATAGAGATGATATACCTCACGAATGGTATTGAATATATAGTTCCGTTTTGCCATTTCCACGGGTGAGAAATCACGCGTGCCTTTGGGGATGCTCGGTTTTGCTGCCATAGTAATTCTACATTTAATTGAGGTGCAAAGGTATAAATTAATAGCGAAAAAAGGAAGAAAAGAAACAGAAACGAAAAAGACGTATAGAATGCATCCGGGCATTCCATACGTCTTTTAAATCTCGTAAAGCAGGAAGATATTAATTTCTTCTGCCCATAAATATCATGACGTAATAAATCAGCGTAGCCAACGAACCAAGCGCAGCAACGATATAGGTATAAGCAGCCGAGCGAAGAGCATCTTCGGCCTGCACATGGTTATAAGAATTAGTAATGCCTGCACTACTGAGCCACACCAAAGCCCGTTTGCTGGCGTCAATTTCCACCGGAAGAGTGATAAAGCTAAACAAAGTAGTGATGGCAAACAAAACGATTCCGGCAAGCAGCAGTCCGGGAAATGAATTAAGAAGCAAAATACCTCCCAATAGCAACCAACTAACCCATTGCGAAGAGAAGGTAACCACAGGCACCAGTTTGCTACGCAACGTTAGCGGAGCATAAGCCCGAGCATGCTGAACGGCATGTCCGCATTCATGAGC includes these proteins:
- the hisS gene encoding histidine--tRNA ligase, whose amino-acid sequence is MAAKPSIPKGTRDFSPVEMAKRNYIFNTIREVYHLYGFQQIETPSMEMLSTLMGKYGDEGDKLLFKIQNSGDYFSGLTDEELLSRDAAKLASKFCEKGLRYDLTVPFARYVVMHRDEITFPFKRYQIQPVWRADRPQKGRYREFYQCDADVVGSDSLLNEVELMQIVDEVFTHFGIRVCIKINNRKILTGIAEIIGEADKIVDITVAIDKFDKIGLENVNKELSEKGISDEAIAKLQPIILLSGTNTEKLETLKTVLATSEVGMKGVEESEFILHMFGSLRAPHMPDLFAADMTNEIELDLTLARGLNYYTGAIFEVKALDVPMGSITGGGRYDNLTGVFGMPGVSGVGISFGADRIFDVLNQLDLYPKEAVNGTQLLFVNFGEQEAAYSLPLLAKVRAAGIRAELFPDAAKMKKQMSYANAKNVPFVAIVGENEMNEGKVTLKNMESGEQTLVSADELIALLQQ
- a CDS encoding zinc metallopeptidase, with amino-acid sequence MMISSPWLLFIGVALVSYLVQLNLKRKFKKYSKIALSSGMTGRDVAMKMLQDSGIYDVQVTNTPGMLTDHYNPANKTVNLSEGVYNSNSVMAAAVAAHECGHAVQHARAYAPLTLRSKLVPVVTFSSQWVSWLLLGGILLLNSFPGLLLAGIVLFAITTLFSFITLPVEIDASKRALVWLSSAGITNSYNHVQAEDALRSAAYTYIVAALGSLATLIYYVMIFMGRRN